A window of Hemiscyllium ocellatum isolate sHemOce1 chromosome 35, sHemOce1.pat.X.cur, whole genome shotgun sequence genomic DNA:
cttgcacaaaaggacatgaatgaactTGATGGTTTTACAGCTATCCTCATTGGGTACATGTCCACCACGAGACTAGCTTTCAGTTCCAAGTtgtttctttattgaattcaaacctcACTGTCTGCCATGAGGGGatgtgaacccatgtccccagactATTAGCTGAGGGGATTCCCagcccagtgacatcaccacaatcTCACCATCTTCCCTcacatcaagaatccatctaaaCATATCTTCTCTAAAGGTCTGTGAATGTTGGGATAATTTCAAAAGTATCATCAGAGATGATTGCATTTTTGGAGACTGAGGTTTGTCTGATATTTTGGCGATTGAAGGAGATGAAACTGGAGTTAaaaatcagcaatgatcttattggGTGGTGTAGCAgcatcgaggggctgaatggtctctgtcCCAAAAATGAATTGCAGCTCAGCTCATTCTCCCAGCAACTGGAGGTGAAAGTGGAAGTGTTTAGGTGATTGGGAAGTCCCGATCCTGGGCGGAGTTATGCAACCTGTTTGTTGTCTATTCTGCCGGAGTCTGGTGACTCACTGAGTCGTTTTATTGTGATTGGATCGATGATAGTTTGGGACCAATCAGTGTGAAGGAGTCTCGGTGGAGAGGGGCAGTAACAGGAACTGAAGCAAAGTGCTGAAAAATCTGTTGGGAGAGATATTgaagactcttcttcagaacagtttaaTATCATTCTCGATGACAGCTCACAGACTGAGACAGTCCGCTGGAAAATAATTTATCCACCATGACTGTCAACTGAAGTCACGATGATTGGACTGATAGTGCTGGGGCTTCTATGGGGAGAGCTCTCTGCAGGTTAGTAATGGGGGTGTGAGTGAGGAGTAGAGCCAGGCTGGGAACTGGGGCTTTAACCTTTGTTCATGTTCCCGTCAGAATGATTTATAGGGTAATATTTATCTAATTACAGGTTTTAAACGTCAGTGAATCCACTGTTTTAAATGATTTAGGTTCGTACGAGATTTAACCATAAGGCCAAAAGATCTGTATTTGCGAAATTCAAAAGATCTGTTGAACATTACAGGGTGAAAAGTAAAAATATAAAATTGGTAGACTTTTTTTCAagtaaaaggaaaagagaaaaaagtTAACAACATCACGTGATGAAGCTGAAGTGAATTGTATAATTCTCTCCAGTGCTGGAGAAAAGGTGAACAAAATGATTCATGATTCAGGAATTCATGCCCTGATTTTTGTGTTTCAGAAACTCACTCTCTTCGGTATTTTATCACTGGTATGACTCCGATTCCCAATTTCCCAGAGTTTGTGATTGTTGGTTATGTGGACGGGGTCCAGTTTGCTATGTATGACAGCAATCGCAAGGATATAATCCCCCGGGAACAGTGGATGGTGGACAGCGAGGGACCTGAGGCCTGGAAGCGGAAACGGTTTCTTGCTCAGGAGCGAGAAGACTGTGCCAAACGCGATATTCTGACATTTATGTCACGGACCAACCAGACAGGGGGTGAGTGCTCACTGTCCCACAGCATGACATCTTCCTGTGCATTTGAGGAGTCTGGGTGGGAATGGGAGAAATTAGGAGTGAATCTGAGTTCCAGAGATTGACCGACTGACTGTGGGAATGGTTGGAGGGGACACcaactgtctctgtctctgatcaGCAACttgtgtttctgattgacagggaTTCACATTTACCAGATGATGACTGGCTGTGACCTGAGGGATGATGGGACTGTAATTGGGTTCAACCTCAGAGGATGGGACGGGCAAGATTTGATCAGCTTCGATAAGGACCACAAGGTGTGGGTAACCCCAGTCCCCTGGGCGGAAAGCATCAAAAACCGTTTGGACCAGGATGTGGTGGTTAAGCAGAGGTGGAGGCATTACCTGGAGGTGGAGTGCATCGAGTGGCTGAGGAAATACCTGGAGTACGGTCAGAGGGAGCTGAGAGTCGGTGAGTGGACAGGGAGTGAGAGTTGTTAAATTTCATGGTGCCTGTGTGTTTCTTTCTCTATGTTCCTGCACTGACTCCTCTTCCTCTCTCCTCCAGTTCCCCCTGATGTGTCCTTTGCCCGTCTGGGTGATTCTAACTGGCTGTCCTGTCTCGTCACTGGGTTTTACCCACAAGCCATTGAGGTGACTCTGTGGAGGGACGGAGTGTTGATCGATGAGACCCTCTCCACTGGGATCTTGCCCAATCACAACAGGACCTACCAGATCCGGAAATGGATAGAGTTTGATCTGGAGGATCAGGCTGAATATTCCTGTCAGGTGGAGCACAGCGGACTGGaggagaagctggtggtgatttATGGTAAGACTGATTCTCACTGTGAGAGAGGAACCGGACTCAGACCAGGATCACAAGAGAGAGGACCAGCTGAGCTGCTTCAGCAGGACGCTCCAGGGTAGAGAGAGGGACGTTCATATGaactgtcagtgtgtcacagtgctCACATCAGTTGTAGAGGAcagtaattaaggcagtgaatcAGGGACACTACAGCAGGATGTCACCCAGTGTATTCTGGTGTGTAATGCTGCCCAGCATCTTAATATCCAGGATCGTTAAGGATTAAAGTATTAGTATATCATCTGATATGTGTGTGACAGAACCAGCTATGTCCTTTCAGTTGACCATATTTCCTGAGCACTCTTCAAGTCCATGGACACTTTAATctcaaaggacaaaggcagtagatacttgggaacaccagctcctgcaagttcccctccaagttactcagcatcctgacttggaaatacattgtgggtccacctacgGCACATAAGCTGTATTGGcctaagaaggcagctcaccaccgccttctgTAGAGCAACTAGGGAATGACTGTAAAGACTCGCTTGACACCCATATCTCTGTGAATTAAAAAAGAGAAACAGATCCTGAGATGTTTTATTATGAGACAGTCCAGTGAATCCAGGGATAATAATGTCCAATAGGATCCATGTATCCTGATATTTCAGCATGGCAGCATCCAGTGTATCCTGGAATTGTAGCCCAGTCTATTTAACATTGTTCCTTGATGATCTTTGTCCAACTCAGTGTAACAATGAATAGTCAGCATGATTAGTCATTGGATTCTGGTGATCAAAACAATTGTCTCCAAAGAAAAacatcctagcttgtccaactacTCCTCATAATTCAGTCCCTTGTATCATGGAAACGTCCTTCTGCactgtttccagtttaataacatcctttctattagcaaggtgaccaaaacacaatactccaagtgcagcctcaccaacgtcctgtgcaactgcaacataatttcccaactatactcaatgccctaacTGATAAGACTGGTGTGCTAAAAGCTGCCTTCACTGTTCtggctacctgtgactccattttcagagaactgtgcaccagaactccaaggtctctctgttccacaatagtccttaaggccctaccattcaccttgaaacccctaccttgatttgactttccaaatcacaagacctcacacctatctgcattaaactccacttgccacttccccagctgatcaaggtcctgctgcaatatttgataaccttcctcactgtccacgataccacctgtttcagtgtcatctgcaaacttactaatgttACCTtgtatgttctcatccaaatcgttgatattgataacaaacagcaatgggcccagcactgacccctgaggcacaccattagtctcaggcctccagtccaacaaacaTCCTTCCGTTATTACCCTCTACTTCCTAGCATCAAGCCATTTGTATCTCCAATTTGCCAGtttcccctgaattccatgcgatctaaccttccagggcagcataccatgtggaacctttttaaaggtcttgctgaaatccatttagaTTATGTTCCTGGTCACTTCAACAAAGAATTATAAgaaatttgtgaggtatgatctcctacgcacaaagctgaaaatgtgttgctggaaaagcgcagcaggtcaggcagcatccaaggagcaggagaatcgacattttgggcatgagcccttcttcaggaatgcacaaagcctcctacgcacaaagccatgcaaagtatttctaatcaaaccctgtctttccaaatgcatgtgtatTTTATCTCTCTGAagcttctcaagtaacttactggtccatagttcccaggattttctttgcagcccGACACAATATTTGCTACCCTCCACCTAccaggacctcacccgtggctaactGTTAGAAAGGAAATTTCTTTACAAAAAACCCAAAGATAGGCTTTAATCTTGAGAGGGAGATTTAGCCTATCCTACCTCACCTTCAATTCTATCttgaactttggttagaccacatttcgagaactgcagcagttctggttgccatgtgATGTAAAGGATATTgaggcactggagagggtgctgaTTAGATATACAATGTCAATATCAGAAATGTGAGTGTATGTATCAGGAAAGGATTGAGAGGCTTGATGTCTTCTCTCTTGAAAAATGGAGCCCAAACAGAGATCTTTACAAGGATGAATCATTTTGAAAGAGTGGGTGCAGAGACAGTGTTTGGGGAAGAGCACAACTAAGGACCATCAACACAAGACAGTCACCAAATATTCCGCAAGGAATTCCAGAGAAATATCTGCAATCGGAGCATGAGGAGAATATGAAGCTCACTGCTGCAGGGAGTGAGTTTGTGAGGATGTATTTAAGGGGAGTTTAGAAAGTAATAGGGAGTGATGGTAACACATGTAGATGAGGAAGGCTGAGATGAGCAGCTTCACGTGACTAAATACAAGTGTATACTGATTGGATCAAATTGACTCACTGTGTGCCATGTATCCTGTATAAGGccgatttttgtttttaaaaaacattttttgtctctttttctctcttcctgcTTCACTTggttctctatctatctctcacctctctttctctctatctctgtctgtttgtctctctcccccattttatttctctctctgtctgtctctctctctctctctctgtctgtctgtgtctctccccATTTTatttctatctctgtctgtctgtcgctttctgcctgtctgtctctctatctctctctggcagtcCCAAAGTCTCACTCCCAGGTTCTTGTTACTGTCGGGATTGTGTTCGGACTCCTTGGGATCATCTCTCTCGCTGTTGTGGCTGTTGTCATTCACAAGAAGAAAGGTAAGAGGAGCCACCATTTTATTACATTCAGGGAATTAGAGAGTCTGGAAGCATATGGCCAGACGGTAGTGAAGGAAAAAGgaatattgtgagctgttttgggccccatatctaaggaaggatgtgctggtgttggagggagcccagaggagatttacaagaattatcCCAGAgttgaagagcttgtcatatgagcagctGTTGAGGACTGTGTGTGTACTGGACGGAGTTTAAAATATCGAGGGCAAATCtcattgaaaattacacattactgagaggcctggccagagtggatgtggagaagatgtagGAGACACAAGGACCCAAGGGAACAGCCTCAAGTGTGACAGCATGACCTTTTAGatctgaggaggaatttcctcagccagatggtggtgactctgtggaaccctctgtttccatactgtacatctcgatgactctataagGCCGTGGAGGCCAAgacattgagtgtctttaagacagagatagatagacagatttttgattggtAAAGGGctcaagggttatggtgagaaggcagaagaacgaggttgagaaatatatcaaccatgatcgaaCGGTGGAGCACACCCGAtgagatgaatggcctaattctgctcctatatcttgtagTCTCCAGTTCATTGTTTGGGTTCAGAAAGTTTGTGAGGAAGCTCTGTGTTTGGGAGTCAGTCTCCGGGTTAGTGATGGCTCAGGCAGTGGGGAGAGGCCCTCCATTTGTGAAGGAGGGTCAGAGATATGGTGCCCTGTTGCTCATGTTAGGCTGGAGTGTCTGAGGGGTGAATGTCTCACATTGTGACTGTCAGGTCAGACAGTTCAGACTGGGGCTGGCTCTGAGTTCACTGTTGGG
This region includes:
- the LOC132832399 gene encoding class I histocompatibility antigen, F10 alpha chain-like; the encoded protein is MIGLIVLGLLWGELSAETHSLRYFITGMTPIPNFPEFVIVGYVDGVQFAMYDSNRKDIIPREQWMVDSEGPEAWKRKRFLAQEREDCAKRDILTFMSRTNQTGGIHIYQMMTGCDLRDDGTVIGFNLRGWDGQDLISFDKDHKVWVTPVPWAESIKNRLDQDVVVKQRWRHYLEVECIEWLRKYLEYGQRELRVVPPDVSFARLGDSNWLSCLVTGFYPQAIEVTLWRDGVLIDETLSTGILPNHNRTYQIRKWIEFDLEDQAEYSCQVEHSGLEEKLVVIYVPKSHSQVLVTVGIVFGLLGIISLAVVAVVIHKKKGGMKSGYNPTNTSDERTSSDSSAIS